The Megalobrama amblycephala isolate DHTTF-2021 linkage group LG7, ASM1881202v1, whole genome shotgun sequence genome window below encodes:
- the si:ch73-109d9.2 gene encoding zinc finger protein ZFP2: protein MSEAIHSFQSQLSGVMETVFKAAMFEITRLVEDSFVKEVSRSREQVETLKKRLQWSECRRKTQEISVRRLRCAECDKARVGNDEREEVSPQSENERSLKQERVPDGIWGSCELETDTLMGKERLEDQTSPSNITETAGTENRKLDCILKEEALYVTAGNKELQDGWTLDTEGAETTDFSAHSYSEQELQQIQEDWGSGLDQTADSETYANIVDVQGLPYRTRYDAEELASYSVHELNMGDLDGLGEKTQDTLDHAVSVAAGTDQKDLDVVEEGGRRHSSSIRSKRGNRGSLPAQVNPETEDVDRDMHCLLINADGHLQDMSALTEVRSGIAEGSGNRGHTLYSGDTASGALYKGHALNHSLKSNVGQALGDSRASVKVYPVSHRVGSSAAYTCNQCGKKFTQACNLKVHQRVHQREGLHLCNHCGKGYSSFSDLRKHRCSQTGDKPYTCTLCGNKFSRLWNLKLHQRIHTQEKPHKCTLCSKSFTRADILKVHQRTHTGERPYCCGICGLSFKRMDHLRSHQRKHSADLNNQ, encoded by the exons ATGTCCGAAGCCATACACTCGTTTCAGTCCCAGCTGTCCGGGGTCATGGAGACCGTTTTCAAAGCTGCCATGTTTGAGATCACCAGGCTCGTGGAGGACAGTTTCGTGAAGGAAGTGTCCCGCAGTCGAGAGCAGGTGGAGACTCTGAAGAAGAGGCTGCAGTGGAGCGAGTGCAGAAGGAAAACCCAAGAGATAAGCGTCAGGAGACTGAGGTGTGCAGAGTGTGACAAAGCCCGTGTAGGGAACGATGAACGAGAAGAAGTGTCACCACAGTCAG AAAATGAACGCAGCCTCAAGCAGGAGAGAGTTCCAGATGGGATCTGGGGAAGCTGTGAGTTGGAGACTGACACACTTATGGGAAAAGAGAGATTGGAAGATCAAACCAGCCCCAGTAACATAACAGAG ACTGCTGGTACAGAGAACAGGAAACTAGACTGCATATTGAAAGAGGAGGCCCTCTATGTCACTGCCGGTAATAAGGAGCTTCAGGATGGGTGGACACTGGACACTGAAG GAGCTGAGACGACGGATTTCTCTGCTCACAGTTACAGTGAGCAAGAGCTGCAACAGATTCAGGAAGACTGGGGCTCTGGACTTGATCAGACTGCTGACAGTGAGACTTACGCAAATATCGTAGATGTTCAGGGCTTGCCATACCGAACACGTTACGATGCAGAAGAGCTCGCGAGCTACAGCGTACATGAACTGAACATGGGAGACCTGGACGGTCTTGGAGAAAAAACTCAAGACACATTGGATCATGCAGTATCGGTTGCAGCTGGAACTGATCAAAAGGACCTGGACGTAGTTGAGGAAGGTGGGAGACGTCACAGCTCTTCCATTAGGAGTAAGAGAGGAAACAGAGGATCTTTACCTGCACAAGTCAACCCTGAAACAGAAGACGTGGATAGAGACATGCACTGTTTACTTATTAATGCCGATGGCCACTTGCAAGACATGAGCGCTCTCACGGAAGTTCGCAGTGGGATTGCAGAAGGTTCTGGAAATAGAGGACACACACTTTACTCTGGAGACACAGCTAGTGGTGCACTTTATAAGGGACATGCATTGAATCACTCTCTGAAATCTAATGTTGGACAAGCATTAGGTGACAGCAGGGCGTCTGTGAAAGTCTACCCAGTCTCCCATCGAGTCGGTTCAAGTGCCGCATACACTTGTAACCAGTGCGGTAAGAAGTTCACTCAGGCCTGCAACCTAAAAGTCCACCAGCGTGTCCACCAGCGGGAAGGTCTCCACTTGTGCAACCACTGTGGGAAAGGTTACTCGTCCTTCAGTGACCTGCGTAAGCACCGATGCAGCCAGACCGGAGACAAACCCTACACCTGCACGCTTTGTGGGAACAAATTCAGCCGACTATGGAATCTCAAGCTGCATCAACGCATTCACACGCAGGAGAAACCACACAAATGCACTCTGTGCAGTAAGAGCTTTACCCGGGCTGACATCTTGAAAGTCCATCAACGTACCCATACAGGAGAAAGACCATACTGCTGTGGTATCTGTGGACTGAGCTTCAAACGAATGGACCATCTCAGGTCACACCAGCGCAAACATAGTGCTGACCTGAATAatcaatga